The following proteins are co-located in the Rhodothermales bacterium genome:
- a CDS encoding alpha/beta fold hydrolase, with protein MQLYFKKYGHGQPLLILHGLLGSSGNWHSLSRSSFGRFWTTYTLDLRNHGRSPHAPEMTYAAMARDVLEFAQDLHAGNVHVLGHSMGGKVAMELAIRYPHVVDRLVVVDVAPRAFENRDASVIRAVKSVDFALHRDRKSIDRALADHFESPPVRQFLMKNLNHSRGRYEWRPNLDVLERAYSGIAGPLTAKGVFEGDTLFLRGGRSDYIRESDMADIERRFPAARVVTINEAGHWIHADAPDEFSREVTHFLSDLVDAK; from the coding sequence GTGCAACTCTATTTCAAGAAATACGGACATGGGCAGCCGCTTCTGATTCTGCACGGACTACTCGGGTCAAGCGGCAACTGGCATTCACTGAGCAGAAGTTCCTTCGGGCGGTTCTGGACGACCTACACGCTCGATCTTCGTAATCATGGCCGTTCGCCGCACGCTCCGGAGATGACCTATGCGGCTATGGCTCGAGACGTTCTCGAGTTTGCCCAGGATCTCCACGCTGGAAATGTTCACGTACTCGGGCACTCGATGGGTGGCAAGGTGGCGATGGAGTTGGCCATCCGCTACCCGCACGTTGTGGACCGGCTCGTGGTGGTAGACGTCGCGCCTCGCGCCTTTGAAAACCGCGATGCTTCGGTAATTCGGGCCGTGAAATCCGTTGATTTCGCCTTGCATCGAGATCGCAAGTCCATCGACAGGGCACTAGCAGACCACTTCGAATCACCACCGGTCCGGCAGTTTCTGATGAAGAACCTCAATCACTCACGAGGGCGATACGAGTGGCGACCGAATCTCGATGTTCTTGAACGCGCCTACTCCGGAATTGCCGGACCTCTCACGGCGAAGGGCGTCTTCGAAGGTGATACCCTGTTTCTGCGTGGCGGACGATCGGACTACATTCGTGAGAGTGACATGGCGGATATTGAACGGCGTTTTCCGGCTGCCCGCGTTGTTACGATCAATGAGGCGGGACACTGGATTCACGCCGATGCACCGGATGAGTTTTCACGCGAGGTGACGCACTTCTTATCAGACCTCGTAGATGCGAAGTAG
- the mscL gene encoding large conductance mechanosensitive channel protein MscL: MLKEFKEFAMKGNMVDMAVGIIIGAAFGTVVKSMVDDILMPVVSAVFGSPDFSNLFVVLRNPTDQVFTSIEAAREAGAAAVGYGLFINALIAFLIVAFVLFMIIKNMNKLKKAEEAAPAAPPEPSAEVKLLTEIRDALASSA, translated from the coding sequence ATGCTGAAGGAATTCAAAGAGTTTGCCATGAAGGGCAACATGGTCGACATGGCGGTCGGCATCATCATTGGCGCGGCCTTCGGGACCGTTGTCAAATCGATGGTGGACGACATACTCATGCCGGTCGTTTCTGCAGTCTTCGGTTCGCCGGATTTCAGCAACCTGTTTGTTGTTCTGCGCAATCCCACTGATCAAGTGTTCACATCGATCGAGGCGGCCCGGGAAGCCGGTGCAGCCGCGGTCGGATATGGACTCTTTATCAATGCTCTCATCGCCTTTCTGATCGTGGCGTTTGTTCTGTTCATGATTATCAAGAACATGAACAAATTGAAGAAGGCAGAGGAAGCTGCTCCAGCTGCTCCGCCTGAGCCATCTGCGGAGGTCAAGCTGTTGACCGAGATCCGCGATGCTCTGGCGAGTTCGGCATAA